One window of the Acidimicrobiia bacterium genome contains the following:
- a CDS encoding DivIVA domain-containing protein: MRDPKPLPESIDKQSFSLARRGYNQKEVRAYLEDLEQAFRDLERWASQTKERLVETETELSRAKQAEEKSMDNAMFAVFDAKDRILERAQRAAEEIEREARRTADEVVSEARSRAGSGDLDGPSFDHVAEARAEAEQVVAAARREAEQIRSEAASAIGLVDESTANRIAELEDLLVARDRDLGTLRADLENARAGDIEFKDAVRDAEQRLAEAERLLAEAEHRSGDIVATATAEAEQIVAAAGASAGALGEDTQMRIDDLEARERQLEAASARLEARQAELEASQTAADRIVEDARLEAERMRHEAATEAADIRAAVERERTEASAAMSLDDAAGEAGRILEQARLEADQIKREIEAAAQEKLRAMLRSAQEDAQQVKLEAKAAAERAHHEAASAAGLLLTEAEEKTASLVAEIEAAAARKAEIEAQLAEREARLSQLGVDEEAAMAGERELAERLAGAEARAAATIAAGEARAAELVAAAEARAGELEAERAAAANPEDEIADLHRQAEEELAAARQEAAEARKQIELEQVRIEEQRRQAEERLAEAEQKVVAADQALTAAGAGSPAIEDAQRAAAELLAAAESKAAEIHADALAALRDAHDRAGRGMDEEQAGGKAQAILAEAEARARQVEEAAEQYRIDAQDEARRTREQAMQILADAEKEKAQAREVAAPPEAVASLAAERDAALREAEALRAELAQIEASDPDSGPVVEAARVAAEAEAQRIRQAAYDEAAAIKSQADEALERAAETAERMRAEALELRRHAAESSHPGTAEPRHLQPVRDVDAGGSGLAAERQPADDSYEAPTVLAGEPVDEYPAALGDDVPRRSETTRYARQSAQLPRIGEEQAGSVLASMAGFRKKGRVVENDDEDD; encoded by the coding sequence GTGAGGGACCCGAAGCCACTCCCTGAATCAATCGACAAGCAGTCATTCTCTCTCGCAAGACGGGGCTACAACCAGAAAGAGGTCCGCGCCTACCTCGAGGATCTCGAGCAGGCATTCCGTGACCTGGAGCGTTGGGCGTCGCAGACGAAGGAGCGTCTTGTCGAGACGGAGACGGAGCTGTCGCGCGCCAAGCAGGCCGAAGAGAAGTCGATGGACAACGCGATGTTCGCGGTGTTCGACGCCAAGGATCGCATCCTCGAGCGGGCACAGCGCGCCGCCGAGGAGATCGAGCGGGAGGCTCGCCGCACGGCCGACGAAGTGGTCAGCGAGGCGCGCTCGAGAGCGGGCTCGGGGGACCTCGACGGGCCGTCGTTCGATCACGTCGCCGAGGCGCGCGCCGAGGCTGAGCAGGTCGTCGCCGCAGCCCGCCGAGAAGCGGAGCAGATCCGGTCGGAGGCGGCCTCGGCCATAGGGCTCGTCGACGAGTCGACCGCCAACCGGATCGCCGAGCTCGAAGACCTGCTGGTGGCGCGTGATCGTGATCTCGGGACGCTGCGTGCCGACCTCGAGAACGCCCGCGCCGGCGACATCGAGTTCAAGGACGCAGTGCGAGACGCCGAGCAGCGGCTCGCCGAGGCGGAGCGCCTGCTGGCGGAGGCGGAGCACCGCTCGGGAGACATCGTCGCCACTGCTACCGCCGAGGCGGAGCAGATCGTGGCCGCGGCCGGAGCGTCGGCCGGTGCACTCGGCGAGGACACCCAGATGAGGATCGACGACCTCGAAGCCCGGGAGCGTCAGCTCGAGGCGGCGAGTGCCCGGCTCGAGGCGCGCCAGGCCGAGCTCGAGGCGTCGCAAACGGCGGCAGACCGCATCGTCGAGGACGCCCGCCTCGAGGCGGAGAGGATGCGCCACGAGGCTGCTACGGAGGCGGCCGACATCCGAGCGGCCGTCGAGCGGGAGCGGACCGAAGCATCCGCCGCCATGTCGCTGGACGATGCCGCAGGCGAGGCGGGACGGATCCTCGAGCAAGCCAGGCTGGAAGCTGACCAGATCAAGCGCGAGATCGAGGCGGCGGCGCAGGAGAAGCTTCGGGCGATGCTGCGCAGCGCTCAGGAGGATGCCCAGCAGGTCAAGCTCGAGGCCAAAGCCGCCGCGGAGAGGGCGCACCACGAGGCTGCATCCGCAGCCGGCCTCCTGCTGACCGAGGCCGAGGAGAAGACGGCTTCGCTCGTTGCCGAGATCGAAGCGGCGGCCGCCCGAAAGGCAGAGATCGAGGCCCAGCTCGCCGAGCGTGAAGCTCGCCTCTCGCAGCTCGGTGTGGACGAGGAGGCCGCCATGGCCGGCGAGCGTGAGCTCGCCGAGAGGCTCGCCGGCGCCGAGGCTCGGGCCGCCGCGACGATCGCCGCAGGCGAGGCGAGGGCTGCCGAACTGGTGGCGGCCGCCGAAGCGCGCGCCGGTGAGCTCGAGGCGGAACGGGCCGCCGCCGCCAACCCGGAGGACGAGATCGCCGACCTGCACCGGCAGGCCGAAGAGGAGCTGGCCGCGGCGCGACAGGAAGCCGCCGAGGCACGCAAGCAGATCGAGCTCGAGCAAGTGAGGATCGAGGAGCAGCGCAGGCAGGCCGAGGAACGGCTCGCCGAGGCCGAGCAGAAGGTCGTCGCTGCCGATCAGGCGCTGACCGCGGCCGGCGCGGGCTCGCCGGCGATCGAGGATGCCCAGCGGGCGGCCGCCGAGCTCCTGGCGGCGGCCGAGTCGAAGGCTGCCGAGATTCACGCAGACGCCCTCGCGGCGTTGCGCGACGCCCACGACAGGGCGGGTCGGGGCATGGACGAGGAGCAGGCGGGCGGCAAGGCTCAGGCGATCCTCGCAGAGGCGGAGGCCAGGGCACGCCAGGTCGAGGAAGCCGCCGAGCAGTACAGGATCGACGCCCAGGACGAGGCGCGGCGTACGAGGGAGCAGGCGATGCAGATCCTCGCCGACGCCGAGAAGGAGAAGGCCCAGGCTCGCGAGGTGGCCGCCCCACCCGAGGCGGTCGCCTCGCTCGCCGCCGAGCGGGATGCCGCCTTGCGCGAGGCAGAGGCCTTGCGCGCCGAACTGGCGCAGATCGAGGCGAGTGATCCCGACTCGGGGCCGGTCGTCGAGGCAGCCCGCGTGGCCGCAGAGGCCGAGGCGCAGCGGATCCGCCAGGCCGCCTACGACGAGGCCGCTGCCATCAAGTCGCAGGCCGACGAGGCACTCGAGAGAGCGGCGGAGACGGCCGAGAGGATGCGCGCCGAGGCCCTCGAGCTGCGCAGGCACGCAGCCGAGTCCTCCCACCCGGGGACGGCCGAGCCGCGTCACCTCCAGCCGGTCCGCGACGTCGACGCCGGCGGCTCGGGTTTGGCGGCAGAGAGACAGCCGGCAGACGACTCATATGAGGCGCCGACCGTGCTGGCCGGCGAGCCGGTCGACGAGTATCCGGCGGCGCTCGGCGACGACGTCCCGCGGCGGTCCGAGACGACCCGCTATGCGAGGCAGTCGGCACAGCTGCCGAGGATCGGCGAAGAGCAGGCCGGTTCCGTCCTGGCGTCCATGGCAGGGTTTCGCAAGAAGGGTCGCGTCGTCGAGAACGACGACGAGGACGACTAG